In a single window of the Oryctolagus cuniculus chromosome 9, mOryCun1.1, whole genome shotgun sequence genome:
- the ZIC2 gene encoding zinc finger protein ZIC 2 isoform X1, with protein MLLDAGPQFPAIGVGSFARHHHHSAAAAAAAAAEMQDRELSLAAAQNGFVDSAAAHMGAFKLNPGAHELSPGQSSAFTSQGPGAYPGSAAAAAAAAALGPHAAHVGSYSGPPFNSTRDFLFRSRGFGDSAPGGGQHGLFGPGAGGLHHAHSDAQGHLLFPGLPEQHGPHGSQNVLNGQMRLGLPGEVFGRSEQYRQVASPRTDPYSAAQLHNQYGPMNMNMGMNMAAAAAHHHHHHHHPGAFFRYMRQQCIKQELICKWIDPEQLSNPKKSCNKTFSTMHELVTHVSVEHVGGPEQSNHVCFWEDCPREGKPFKAKYKLVNHIRVHTGEKPFPCPFPGCGKVFARSENLKIHKRTHTGEKPFQCEFEGCDRRFANSSDRKKHMHVHTSDKPYLCKMCDKSYTHPSSLRKHMKVHESSPQGSESSPAASSGYESSTPPGLVSPSAEPQSSSNLSPAAAAAAAAAAAAAAAVSAVHRSGGSAGGGAGGGSAGGSGSGGGGGGAGGGGGGSSGGGSGTAGGHSGLSSNFNEWYV; from the exons ATGCTCCTGGACGCGGGGCCGCAGTTCCCGGCCATCGGGGTGGGCAGCTTCGCGCGCCACCATCACCATTCGgccgcggcggctgcggcggcggccgcggagaTGCAAGACCGAGAGCTGAGCCTGGCGGCGGCGCAGAACGGCTTCGTGGACTCCGCGGCCGCGCACATGGGAGCCTTCAAGCTCAACCCCGGCGCGCATGAGCTGTCGCCTGGCCAGAGTTCGGCGTTCACGTCCCAGGGCCCCGGCGCCTACCCGGGCTccgctgcggctgcggctgctgcCGCGGCGCTCGGGCCCCACGCCGCGCACGTTGGCTCCTACTCTGGGCCGCCCTTCAACTCCACCCGGGACTTCCTGTTCCGCAGCCGCGGCTTCGGGGACTCAGCGCCTGGCGGCGGGCAGCACGGACTGTTCGGGCCGGGCGCGGGCGGCCTGCACCACGCGCACTCGGACGCGCAGGGCCACCTCCTCTTCCCCGGCCTCCCGGAGCAGCATGGGCCGCACGGCTCGCAGAATGTGCTCAACGGGCAGATGCGCCTCGGGCTGCCCGGCGAGGTGTTCGGGCGCTCGGAGCAATACCGCCAGGTGGCCAGCCCGCGGACCGATCCCTACTCGGCGGCGCAGCTCCACAACCAGTACGGCCCCATGAATATGAACATGGGTATGAACATGGCAGCGGCCGCggcccatcaccaccaccaccaccaccaccccggtGCCTTTTTCCGCTACATGCGGCAGCAGTGCATCAAGCAGGAGCTCATTTGCAAGTGGATCGACCCCGAGCAGCTGAGCAACCCCAAGAAGAGCTGCAATAAAACTTTCAGCACCATGCACGAGCTGGTGACCCACGTCTCCGTGGAGCACGTCGGCGGCCCGGAGCAGAGCAACCACGTCTGCTTCTGGGAGGACTGTCCGCGCGAGGGCAAGCCCTTCAAGGCCAAATACAAACTGGTCAACCACATCCGCGTGCACACCGGCGAGAAGCCCTTCCCCTGTCCCTTCCCGGGCTGCGGCAAGGTCTTCGCGCGCTCCGAGAACCTCAAGATCCACAAAAGGACCCATACAG GGGAGAAGCCGTTCCAGTGCGAGTTCGAGGGTTGCGACCGGCGCTTCGCCAACAGCAGCGACAGGAAGAAGCACATGCACGTGCACACCTCCGATAAGCCCTATCTCTGCAAAATGTGCGACAAGTCCTACACGCACCCCAGCTCGCTGCGGAAACACATGAAG GTCCATGAGTCTTCccctcagggctccgagtcctcGCCCGCTGCCAGCTCTGGCTACGAGTCGTCCACGCCCCCGGGGCTGGTGTCCCCCAGCGCCGAGCCCCAGAGCAGCTCCAACCTgtccccggcggcggcggcggctgcagcggcggcggctgcagcggcagccgcGGTGTCCGCCGTGCACCGGAGCGGAGGCTCGGCCGGCGGTGGCGCGGGAGGCGGCTCGGCCGGTGGCAGCGGCAgtggcgggggcggcggcggggcgggcggcgggggcggcggcagcTCTGGCGGGGGCAGCGGGACGGCCGGGGGCCACAGCGGCCTCTCCTCCAACTTCAATGAATGGTACGTGtga
- the ZIC2 gene encoding zinc finger protein ZIC 2 isoform X2 translates to MLLDAGPQFPAIGVGSFARHHHHSAAAAAAAAAEMQDRELSLAAAQNGFVDSAAAHMGAFKLNPGAHELSPGQSSAFTSQGPGAYPGSAAAAAAAAALGPHAAHVGSYSGPPFNSTRDFLFRSRGFGDSAPGGGQHGLFGPGAGGLHHAHSDAQGHLLFPGLPEQHGPHGSQNVLNGQMRLGLPGEVFGRSEQYRQVASPRTDPYSAAQLHNQYGPMNMNMGMNMAAAAAHHHHHHHHPGAFFRYMRQQCIKQELICKWIDPEQLSNPKKSCNKTFSTMHELVTHVSVEHVGGPEQSNHVCFWEDCPREGKPFKAKYKLVNHIRVHTGEKPFPCPFPGCGKVFARSENLKIHKRTHTGEKPFQCEFEGCDRRFANSSDRKKHMHVHTSDKPYLCKMCDKSYTHPSSLRKHMKSPLVPPPGFCLAGP, encoded by the exons ATGCTCCTGGACGCGGGGCCGCAGTTCCCGGCCATCGGGGTGGGCAGCTTCGCGCGCCACCATCACCATTCGgccgcggcggctgcggcggcggccgcggagaTGCAAGACCGAGAGCTGAGCCTGGCGGCGGCGCAGAACGGCTTCGTGGACTCCGCGGCCGCGCACATGGGAGCCTTCAAGCTCAACCCCGGCGCGCATGAGCTGTCGCCTGGCCAGAGTTCGGCGTTCACGTCCCAGGGCCCCGGCGCCTACCCGGGCTccgctgcggctgcggctgctgcCGCGGCGCTCGGGCCCCACGCCGCGCACGTTGGCTCCTACTCTGGGCCGCCCTTCAACTCCACCCGGGACTTCCTGTTCCGCAGCCGCGGCTTCGGGGACTCAGCGCCTGGCGGCGGGCAGCACGGACTGTTCGGGCCGGGCGCGGGCGGCCTGCACCACGCGCACTCGGACGCGCAGGGCCACCTCCTCTTCCCCGGCCTCCCGGAGCAGCATGGGCCGCACGGCTCGCAGAATGTGCTCAACGGGCAGATGCGCCTCGGGCTGCCCGGCGAGGTGTTCGGGCGCTCGGAGCAATACCGCCAGGTGGCCAGCCCGCGGACCGATCCCTACTCGGCGGCGCAGCTCCACAACCAGTACGGCCCCATGAATATGAACATGGGTATGAACATGGCAGCGGCCGCggcccatcaccaccaccaccaccaccaccccggtGCCTTTTTCCGCTACATGCGGCAGCAGTGCATCAAGCAGGAGCTCATTTGCAAGTGGATCGACCCCGAGCAGCTGAGCAACCCCAAGAAGAGCTGCAATAAAACTTTCAGCACCATGCACGAGCTGGTGACCCACGTCTCCGTGGAGCACGTCGGCGGCCCGGAGCAGAGCAACCACGTCTGCTTCTGGGAGGACTGTCCGCGCGAGGGCAAGCCCTTCAAGGCCAAATACAAACTGGTCAACCACATCCGCGTGCACACCGGCGAGAAGCCCTTCCCCTGTCCCTTCCCGGGCTGCGGCAAGGTCTTCGCGCGCTCCGAGAACCTCAAGATCCACAAAAGGACCCATACAG GGGAGAAGCCGTTCCAGTGCGAGTTCGAGGGTTGCGACCGGCGCTTCGCCAACAGCAGCGACAGGAAGAAGCACATGCACGTGCACACCTCCGATAAGCCCTATCTCTGCAAAATGTGCGACAAGTCCTACACGCACCCCAGCTCGCTGCGGAAACACATGAAG TCCCCTCTGGTCCCCCCTCCCGGCTTTTGTCTTGCAGGTCCATGA
- the ZIC5 gene encoding zinc finger protein ZIC 5, with protein sequence MEPPLSKRNPPALRLADLATAQAQPLQNMTVFPALVRAPAHSQRRAAAHLRPLDLGADPGVAATPLGPEHMAQTSALGLGPSAQALPVQPEAPAAVARSAASIPHPGRGGSSGAQLSAPPPPAPPLPPSPSPPPPSPSPPPPPPPPPPPSALSGYTTTNSGGGGSSGKGHSRDFVLRRDLSATAPAAAMHGAPLGGEQRSGTSSPQHPAPPPHSAGMFISASGTYAGPEGGGGGPALFPALHDAPGAPGGHPHPLNGQMRLGLAAAAAAAAAAELYGRAEPPFAPRSGDAHYGAVAAAAAAALHGYGAVNLNLNLAAAAAAAAAGTGPHLQHHAPPPAPPPPPASAQHPHQHHPHLPGAAGAFLRYMRQPIKQELICKWIDPEELAGPPPPPPPPPPPPAGGAKPCSKTFGTMHELVNHVTVEHVGGPEQSSHVCFWEDCPREGKPFKAKYKLINHIRVHTGEKPFPCPFPGCGKVFARSENLKIHKRTHTGEKPFKCEFDGCDRKFANSSDRKKHSHVHTSDKPYYCKIRGCDKSYTHPSSLRKHMKIHCKSPPPSPGALGYSAVGTPVGAPLSPVLDPARSRSSTLSPQVTNLNEWYVCQASGAPTHLHTPSSNGTTSESEDEEMYGNPEVVRTIH encoded by the exons ATGGAGCCCCCTTTGAGCAAGAGGAACCCGCCAGCGCTGAGGTTAGCGGATTTGGCAACGGCTCAGGCCCAGCCGCTTCAGAACATGACAGTCTTCCCGGCGCTGGTCCGCGCGCCCGCCCACTCCCAACGCCGTGCCGCCGCGCACCTCCGCCCGCTGGACCTGGGCGCTGACCCCGGCGTGGCCGCCACTCCGCTCGGACCTGAGCACATGGCCCAGACGAGCGCGCTGGGCCTCGGCCCTTCCGCCCAGGCGCTCCCGGTGCAGCCCGAAGCTCCGGCGGCCGTCGCCCGCTCAGCAGCCTCGATCCCGCACCCCGGCCGCGGGGGCAGCAGTGGCGCGCAGCTctccgcgcccccgcccccagcccctcctcttcctccctccccgtcgccccctcccccttccccttcccctcccccgcctcctcctcctcctcctcctccttctgccctCTCGGGCTACACCACCACCAAcagtggcggcggcggcagcagcggcaaAGGCCACAGCAGGGACTTCGTCCTCCGGAGGGACCTTTCCGCCACGGCCCCCGCGGCGGCCATGCACGGGGCCCCGCTCGGAGGGGAGCAGCGGTCCGGCACCAGCTCCCCCCAGCAcccggccccgcctccccacTCGGCCGGCATGTTCATCTCGGCCAGCGGCACCTACGCGGGCCCggaaggcggcggcggcggcccggcgCTCTTCCCCGCGCTGCACGACGCGCCGGGGGCCCCCGGCGGCCACCCACACCCACTCAACGGCCAGATGCGTCTTgggctggcggcggcggccgcggcggctgcGGCAGCCGAGCTGTACGGCCGCGCCGAGCCACCTTTCGCGCCGCGCTCGGGGGACGCGCACTACGGGGCGGTggcggccgcggccgccgcggccCTGCACGGCTACGGAGCCGTGAACTTAAACCTGAACctggcggcggccgcggccgcggcggcggccgggactgggccccacctgcagcaccacgCGCCGCCCCCggcgcctccgccgccgccggcgTCCGCGCAGCACCCGCACCagcaccacccccacctcccaggggcAGCCGGGGCCTTCCTGCGCTATATGCGGCAGCCAATCAAGCAGGAACTCATCTGCAAGTGGATCGACCCGGAGGAGCTggccgggccgccgccgccgccgccgccaccgccaccgccccCGGCCGGCGGCGCCAAGCCCTGCTCCAAAACTTTCGGCACCATGCACGAGCTGGTGAACCACGTCACGGTGGAGCACGTGGGAGGCCCCGAGCAGAGCAGCCACGTCTGCTTCTGGGAGGACTGTCCGCGCGAGGGCAAGCCCTTCAAGGCCAAATACAAGCTCATCAACCACATCCGCGTGCACACCGGCGAGAAgcccttcccctgccccttcccgGGCTGCGGCAAGGTCTTCGCGCGCTCGGAGAACCTCAAGATCCACAAGCGCACTCATACAG GGGAAAAGCCTTTCAAATGTGAATTTGATGGCTGCGACCGGAAGTTTGCCAACAGCAGCGATAGAAAGAAACACTCCCACGTGCACACCAGCGACAAGCCCTACTACTGCAAGATTCGAGGTTGTGATAAATCCTACActcaccccagctccctgcggaaGCACATGAAGATTCACTGCAAGTCCCCGCCACCTTCCCCGGGAGCCCTTGGCTACTCTGCGGTGGGGACTCCAGTGGGTGCCCCCTTGTCCCCTGTGCTGGACCCAGCCAGGAGCCGCTCCAGCACTCTGTCCCCTCAGGTGACCAACCTCAATGAGTGGTATGTTTGCCAGGCCAGCGGGGCCCCCACCCACCTCCACACACCTTCCAGCAACGGAACCACCTCCGAGTCTGAAGACGAGGAAATGTATGGGAACCCTGAAGTTGTGCGGACGATACATTAG